In the Azospirillum humicireducens genome, GTACTGACCGATGAAGAATATCGGCAACATGATGAAGCAGGCCCAGCAGATGCAGGCCAAGATGCAGGAAATGCAGGCGAGCCTGGAGCAGGTCGAAGTGACCGGCCAGAGCGCCGCCGGCATGGTCGTCGTGACCGTCAACGGCAAGAGCGAGATGAAGAAGGTCAAGCTCGACAAGTCCGTCGTCGATCCCGAGGACGTCGAGGTGCTGGAGGACCTGATCGTCGCCGCCTTCAACGACGCCAAGAAGAAGGTCGAGCAGCACGTCGCCGAGGAGACCTCGAAGATGATGGGCGGCCTCAAGCTGCCGCCGGGCATCAAGCTGCCGTTCTGATCCATTACAGTATCTGTGAAAATCCCCTCTCTCCGGAGGGGAGAGGCGGATTTGCACATCCATGATCGGACCTGAAATCGAACGCCTGATCCAGTTGCTGTCCAAGCTGCCGGGGCTCGGTCCCCGGTCGGCACGGCGGGCAGCGCTGCATCTGATGAAGCGGCGGGACAGCCTGCTGGTGCCTTTGTCGGAGGCGATGGCGGCGGCCGGCGAGTCGATCCGCGCCTGCTCCGTCTGCGGCAATCTGGACAGCCGCGATCCCTGCACCGTCTGCTCCGACCCCACCCGCGACCGCTCGGTCATCTGCGTGGTGGAGGATGCCGGCGATTTGTGGGCGCTGGAACGCACCCGCGCCTTCCGCGGCACCTACCATGTGCTGGGCGGCCTGCTGTCGGCCCTGCAGGGCGTCGGTCCCGACGACCTGAACATCGCCGGCCTCGCCGAACGCGCCAAGGATCCGGCGGTGCGCGAGATCATCCTGGCGCTCAACGCCACCGTCGACGGCCAGACCACCGCCCATGTGGTGACAGACCGCCTGACCGAGTCCGATGTGTCCGTCTCTCGTCTGGCGCATGGCGTCCCGGTCGGCGGCGAGTTGGACTATCTCGACGACGGCACCTTGACTGCGGCACTGAAGGCACGCCGGCCGCTGTAGCCTTGGCCACGCGGCCCATCCCTACACAGGTACACTCCCGTACGCCCCGCACTTCACGCATCGCCAACCGCCGTACGCCGCAGTTCACGAAGCCAAGCCCGCTCCTTACGTACCCTCGCTGGCACGTACACCCGCCTCCCGCCGATGGTCCTTCGCAGTTTCCACCACCCGCGAAGGCACCATCCCGATGCGTACGCCCGCCAAGCTTCCCCCCGCCAAGCTCCCCATCGCGTTCCGCATTCTGCTGGGCTTCTCTCCCTGGCTGCTGTTCGGCGCCGTCCTGCCGCTCGCCGGATTGCTGCCGGCCTCCCTGACCGCACTGGCGGCAAGTCTCGCCCTCTGCGCCCTCGACAGGCTGCGCGGCTCCCTCAAGGCGCCGGAGCTGGTGGCCGCCGCCTTCTTCGCCATTCTGCCGCTCTGCGGTCCGCTGGGCTGGGACTGGCCGCTTCACAATCTCGGCCTCGCCATCCATCTGGCGCTGTCCGCCATGGCCTTCGGCAGCATCGCCGCCGGCAGCCCCTTCACCCTGCAATATGCCCGCGACGACTGGCCGCGCGACTATTGGCACCTGCCGCAATTCGTCGCCGTCAACCGGCTGATGACTGCGGTCTGGAGCGTGCTGTTCCTGGTCGGCGGTCTGGGCTTCGCCGCCCTGCCCGGATGGGAAGCCCCGGTCTCCATCGGCGCCTCCGCGCTGGGTGTGCTCGCCAACCGGCTGCTGCCGGATTGGATCGTCGGGCGGGCGATGCACCGTCGGCTGGCCGAGGCCGATCCGCACCCCTGGCCGGCTCCGGCGATCCTGAACCGGACGCGTACCGCCGCAGATGAGCGTGACGTGGTGGTGGTCGGCTCCGGCATCGGCGGCCTGACGGCGGCGGCGCTGCTGGCACGGGCCGGGGCGCGGGTGACGGTTCTGGAGGCGCATGACCGTCCCGGTGGATTCTGCACCTCCTGGACGGTCAAGGCGCGCAACCGCAGCGAACCGGGGGCCGAGCCCTTCCGCTACGTCTTCGATGCCGGCGTCCACGACATCAGCGGCGCCCAGCCCGGCGGTCCGGTCGATCATCTGCTGCGATCGCTGGGGGTCGAGGACCGGGTGGAGTGGCAGCCGGTGAACCGCGGCGTCGCCCTGGACGGCAAGCTGCTTCAACTGGCCGACGACGCCGATGGACTGGCCGCCCAGATCGCCGCCGACCACCCGCCCAGCGCCGCCGGGGCCGCCGCCTTCCTGGCGGAGATGCGGGCGGTCTATGACGACATGTATCGCGGCTGCGCCGACAGCGGCCTGCCCAACATCCCGCAATCGGTGGCGGCGATGCGGCGCTATGTGACGGAGAGCCCGCACGCCTTGCGCTGGATGGCCCGGCCGTTCCAGGAGATGCTGGACCATTTCATTCCCGACCGCGCCGGCCAACGCCTGCTGACCGTGCTGACCGGCTATCTCAGCGACCGGGCGGAGGCGCTGACGGTCGGCCAGATGGCGCCGATCTTCGGTTACTGGTTCTCCGGCGGCTTCTATCCGGCCGGCGGGTCGCAGGCGCTGGCCGATGCGCTGGCCCAGTCGATCCGCGCCGACGGCGGTGAGGTCCGGCTGCGCACCCCCGTCACCCGCATCCTGATCGAGGACGGCCGCGCCGCCGGGGTGGAGACCGCAGATGGCCGCGTCATCCGCGCTCCGGCCGTGATCTCCAACGCCGACGTGCGGCGGACCATGCTGGAACTGGTCGGGGCGGAGCATCTGCCGGCCGCCTATGCCGCCCGCTGCGCGGCGATGCGTCCGTCCACCTCTGCCTTCATGGTCACGCTTGGGCTGGACATCGTCCCCGATCTGCCGTCGATGACCTTCCTGCCGCAAGACGGGACGGGCTTCGGCATGGCCATCGCCGTCCCCTCCATCCACGACCGCAGCCTCGCCCCCGAAGGGCATGCCGCGGTGGCTCTGCTGCGTCTGGCCCCGGCGGATGCCGGCTGGAACCGCGCCGATCCGGCCTACAAGGCGCGCAAGCGGGCGGAGGGCGACGCGATGATCGCCGCCGCGTCCCGCCTGATCCCCGGCCTGGAGCGGCACATCACCACCCGGCAGGAGGCCAGCGCCGCCACCTTCGCCCGCTATGCCCACACCAGCGCCGGCAGCATCTACGGCATCGCTCCCGACCAGCAGCGGCTGACCCGCCGCAGCCCGATCCCCGGCCTGTGCCTGACCGGCGCCGGGGTCTTCCCCGGACCCGGCGTGGAGGCCTGCGTCATCTCCGGCCGGCTGGCCGCCGAATCCCTGCTGGGCAAGGAGAGCCTGGCGCCCGAGTCCCTGCGCAACACCGCCGGGCGGAGCGCCGCCTGCGCGTCTGCCCTGCCGGTGACGCAGTTGGGCTGAGTCCTATCACGCAAACCCCGCCAGCGCCCGGACCTCCGCCGGGCTGCGGCCTTCGTCGCGGAGCGAGCGCAGGGTCTGGGCGCGGTCGCGCTTGGCCAGCCGCTCGCCCGCCGCGTTCCGCAGCAGGCCGTGATGGTGGTAATCGGGCGGATCGTAGCCCAGCAGGGCCTGCAGCAGCCGGTGCAGATGGGTGGCGAAGAACAGATCCTCGCCGCGCGTGACCAGCGTCACGCCCTGCAGATGGTCGTCGACGGTGACGCTGAGGTGATAGCTGGTCGGCGTGTCCTTGCGGGCCAGCACCACGTCGCCCAGCAGTTCCGGAGTCGCCTCCTGCCAGCCCTGCGCCCGGTCGTGCCAACGCAGCGGCCCGGTCTGCCGGCAGGCGGCGGCCACGTCCAGCCGCAGTGCCCAGGGATCGCCACGGGCGATCCGCTCAGCCTGCTCCTCGGGCGAGCGATGGCGGCAGGTGCCGGGATAGAGCGGGCCGTCCGGACCGTGCGGCGCGGCGCCGGCCCGCGCGATCTCCGCGGCGATGTCCTTGCGGGTGCAGAAACAGGGATAGAGCACGCCCAGCGACTCGAGCCGGGCCAGTGCCGCGCGGAAATCGTCGAAATGGTCGGACTGGCGCCGGACCGGACCGTCCCAGTCGAGGCCGAGCCAGGACAAATCCTCGATCAGGTCGCGCTCGTAGTCCGGGCGGCAGCGGTTGGGATCGATGTCCTCGATCCGCAACAGGAAACGGCCGGCGGCGCTGCGGGCTGTGGTCCAGCCGAACAGCGCGGAATGGGCATGGCCCAGATGCAGGTGCCCGGTGGGGCTGGGGGCGAAGCGGGTGACGAGATCGCTCATTCCCGCGTTATAGCGGATCGCGCGCCGGACGGGACGCGGGATGTGACGATCCGGTTGGTCTCAGATGTAGGGATTGTCGCGGATCGGCTCGACCGGGATCTCTTCGCCCTCCAGATAGAGCGCCAGACGACGGCGCAGCTCGCGGTCGAAAGCGTCGATGCGGATCTGGCGTTCACGCTCCTCGCGTTCACGGCGCTTCTGGGCGAGGTCGATGATGACTGCGGTCATGGCGGAGTTTCCTCGGGGTCGCTTCCGGCCGGATCGGGCCGGCAGGATCGTGTTCGATCTGGTCGTCTTGGATCAACGAGGTCCACCATGGCGCCGTTATGGTTAACGAGGGGTAACCGCACAAGGCAAGCGCGAGTCTTTTTTCCCGATGTCACAGCCACCGCGCGTGGTGCCGGATAACCGCTCCCCCCTGCCGGCGATGCCCACAGCGCGAAAAAGGTTACACAACGGTGAAGAAATTCGGCCCTACCGGGTCAAGATGTTGAGTCCGGGCCGCCGATCCACTATGTATCTGGTTGTCCCGGATCGGCGATCCCGCAGTTGGGCCGGCCGCCGGGGCGGAGTAGATACGCCCCCGCGCACAAAGCCGCCTCGGTGTCGCGTGCCGGGATCCAGACACGGTTCCAGACAAGGGAGTGGCCATTGGCTCCACCACCCGATCACTGTCCGGCTCTGGTGCTGAACGCGGATTTCCGCCCGCTCAGTTACTTCCCCTTGTCGCTATGGTCCTGGCAGGAAGCGGTCAAGGCGGTCTTTCTGGAACGGGTCAACATCGTATCGCACTATGACCGGGTCGTCAGATCCCCAAGTTTCGAAGTCCGGTTGCCCAGCGTCATCTCTCTGAAAGAGTTCATTCCGGCAACGCGCCGCCCGGCCTTCACCCGCTTCAACGTCTTCCTGCGCGACCGCTTCACCTGCCAATATTGCGGCCGCCCCTTCCCCACACACGATCTGACCTTCGACCATGTGATCCCGCGGTCCCGCGGCGGTCGGACGACGTGGGAAAACGTCATCACCTCCTGTTCGGCCTGCAATCTGGCGAAGGGCGACCGCCTTCCCCATGTCTGCGGCATGATCCCTCTCAGTCCGCCCTTCCAGCCCACCGCCTACGAGCTGCAGGAGAACGGACGCGCCTTCCCGCCAAACTTCCTTCACGAGAGTTGGCGGGATTTTCTTTATTGGGACTCGGAACTGGACCCGATGTAGGGCCACGATACGGGCGGGAGGGGGCATGGCCGGGCCTCCACTCTACTCCCCCGCCCCAGCCTGACCGTCATCGGCCAGCGCGGCAGCCAGCCCATCCGGATATGTCGGCCGGAAGGCGCGGTAATCGCCGGCATGCCCGGAGAAATGGTCCTTGTAAGGAGGTCATCGGACTGGAGTCGCTCCTGAACGATTAGGGTTGGAATTCCCCGGCGGATGAGGATAAACCCTGTGGGTTCGTCGCGGAACCCTTCCCAGGCCGTCCCGCACCTTTCCGCTGTGGCGCAGGCGCGCCGGGCGTGCTAACCAAGCGCGCGTTTTTTCGTGCGCCCCGCCAACCACCCGTGTCCGGCATGCAGACCTTCCTGGAATTCGAAAAGCCGATCGCCGAGCTTGAAGGCAAGATCGAGGAGTTGCGGCACCTGACCAACGCCGGCGACATCAACATCGCCGACGAGGTTGCAAAGCTGCAGGCCAAGGTCGACAAGCTCCTGCGGCAGACCTACGCCAAGCTCACGCCCGCGCAGAAGGTTCAGGTGGCCCGCCACCCCAATCGGCCGCACTGCCTGGACTATGTGCGCGGCCTGATCGAGGACTTCACGCCGCTGGCCGGCGACCGCCATTTCGCCGAGGACCGCGCGGTCATCGGCGGGCTGGGTCGCTTCCGCGGCCGCTCGGTGGTGGTGATCGGCCAGGAAAAGGGCAACGACACCGAATCGCGCGTCCGCCACAATTTCGGCATGGCGAAGCCGGAAGGCTACCGCAAGGCCCAGCGCCTGATGGATCTGGCCGACCGCTTCAAGCTGCCGGTCGTCTCGCTGGTCGACACCGCCGGCGCCTTCCCCGGCGTCCAGGCCGAGGAGCGCGGCCAGGCCGAGGCCATCGCCAAGAGCATCGAGCGCTGCCTGCGGCTGAACGTGCCGATGGTCGCCTCGGTCATCGGCGAAGGCGGATCGGGCGGCGCCATCGCCATCGCCACCGCCGACCGCGTGCTGATGCTGGAACACGCCATCTATTCGGTGATCTCGCCGGAAGGCTGCGCGTCGATCCTGTGGCGCAGCTCCGACATGGCGGGCGAGGCGGCCATCGCGCTGCGCCTGATCAGCCAGGACCTGAAGGAACTGGGCGTCATCGACCGCGTGGTGAGCGAGCCCATCGGCGGCGCCCACCGCGACCCGGCCGAGACCATCAAGAAGCTGGGCGACTGCATCGAGGAGTCGCTGGGCGAACTGGACGGCCTCGACGGCGTCACGCTCCGCGCCAAGCGCCGCGAGAAGTTCCTGGAGATGGGGCAGAAGGGGCTGGGGTAAGTCCCTGGCCCATGTGCCCCCTCATGCCCGATGCCCCCTCCCCATCCCTCCCCCGCCCTCGGCGGTGGAGGGGGCGGGAGCTTTGCAAAAGTACAGCGGCTGCCCCCTCTCCCTCGAAGAGGGGGAGGGTTAGGGAGGGGGCAAAAGCACCTCAGCCCAGGAACCCGTGCAGGAACCAGCGCGGCCATTCCCCCGGCCGGTACAGCCCGGCGCGGAACAGCCAGAAGCGGCGGCCGGCGCCATCCTCCACGCGGTAATAATCGCGCACGGCCAACCCCAGCGATCCTTCCGGACGCCACCATTCGCACTCGATCCGCTCCGGCCCCTCGGCCCGGCTCACGCGGTGGCGCAGGCCGCGCCAGACGAACTGCAGCGGCGGGTCGTCGGGCAGCGGGGCGGTGGCCTCGATCGGTTCGGGCGGGGTCAGCAGGCGCAAAGGCCGCGGCCGGCCAGCCGGCCAGGGCTTCGGCAGCGGCAGGACCTCCACCGGCGGCAGCGCGGCGACGCAGCGTTCCGGCAGCCAGCTTTCCCGCGGCACCAGCCGCAGCACCGCCCGTTCCCCCAGCCGCAACGCCAGCCGATCGACCAGTTCCGCCAATCCTCCGTCAATCCCCTCGCCGTCGATGCCGGTCTGGATGGCGATGAGCGGCCCCGTCTCCGTCGCCGACAGCACCAGTGTCTCCAGCCCCGGACCAGGGTCGATCCGCTCGAGCAGCGGGGCGGCCAGCCGCGCCAGCGCCGCCGGGTCGCGGGTAGGGCGGCTGGTGCCGAGCGTCAGGCTCTGCGCTTCGTCATCCACCCTCTGGTCGGTGCGGTGGGTGTCCAACCGCAGCCGGCGCACCCCCTGCCCAGCCGCCTCCAGCCCAGTGCACAGCCGGCCCAGCAGATGGCGGAGCGCCCCGGCAATCGACTCGGGCGTGGAGATCGGCTCGGCGAAGGTCAGGCGCTCGCGGTGCTCAGGCACCGGCCGGCGCGGAGAGATCGGCTCGTCCAGCCGGCCGAATGCCTGATCGTAGCGTTGCAGCAACCTGCCCCCGAACCGCGCCGCCAGCCCGGCCCGCGGCATGGCATGCAGGTCGCCGATCCGGCGCAATCCCAGCGCATGCAGCCCCTCGACCGTCTCGGCGGGCAGGCGCAGGGCGGCCAGCGGCAGCCCATCCAGCCGCTCCCGCCGCCGATCCTCCGGACTGCCGAACCGCACCAGCCCCCAGGCGGCGGCCGGGGTGTCGGCGATGGCGGCGCGGGCGGCAAAGCCGGCGGCGCGCAGTCGACCGGTCAGGTCGGCGGCCAATGCCGCTTCATTCCCGAACAGATGGGCGCAGCCGGTGATGTCGATCACCACCCCGTCCGGCTCGTCCGCCGCTGTCCAGGGGCTGTAGCGATGCGCCCAGTCGGCGATGCGGCCGAGCAGGACCGCATCGGCCTCCGGCGTCGCCTCCGCCACCTCCAGCCCCGGCTCCAACGCACGGGCGTCGCTGAGGGTATGGCCGGGGCCGATGCCGGCCGATGCCGCCACCCGGTTGACCGCGACCACCATCCGGCGCTGGCGCTCCGTCCGCAGCAGGGCGAAGGGACGTCCCCGCAATTCGGGCGGCATGGTCCGCTCCCGCGCGTCGGTGGGCAGCCGAGGCAGCCACAGGGCGAGGATGCGGCGCCTTCCTCCCCAACGACCGAATCCCCTCTCCCCCCCGGGGGGAGAGGGGGATAGGTCCGGATGTGGGAAGAGGGGCTTCATACGAGAGCCAACAGTTCGGAACAAACAAAGAACATACTAGCGCCAGCTTGGCCGCAGGGGGAGTCCCTCCTTTAGGGTCATCTTGCCGAAACGTCCGGCAGTACCGACATTCCGTTCATGGCCCTGCATCTCCCGTCTCTCATCCGCCGCTTCGCTCCGCTGGCTTTCCTGCTGGCAGCGGGCGCCTGCGCGCCGACGGAACTGCGCGACGATGCCCCCGGCCGCGCCCAGGCCTTCCCGCCGGTCTACAACCAGACATTCGTGCCGGGAGGCGGGGAACGTCGGACCTGGAGCCGGATCCAGGCGGAACAGTCGCGTGCCGACTCCGGCGGCGCAGTCCGGCCACGGCAGAGCGAGGAACCGCAACCCCGCACCAACTCCAAGCACACCGACTCGGGAGACGCCGACCGGCCGCCGCCCAAACGTCCCCGCGGCAGTTCGTCACCCCCGCCCGATCCGGCGGCCTTGCCGCAGCCGCCGCGCCCGATCCCGGTGCCGCCCCCGCCCTCGTCGCAGAGCGCCACCGACGCCTTCAAGCGCGACCTGATCCGGCCGGAGGTGGACCGCATGCGCACAGACGACGCCATGGGGCGGCTCGACCCGCTGGGCCAGCGCGACCTGATGCGGCGCGAAAACGACCTGCGCCAATGGGGCGATCCGCTGGCGCGCTAGCCGCCCCCGGCAGCATCCCTCCGGCAGCATTCCCTCGGCAACCTCCGCCTTGGCGGCTTGACCACGCCCTCTCTCAACCGCCATACCGGCCCCCGTGATTCGGAATGGACGGAGGATGCAGGCGCATGACGACGGTGACGGGGGCCTTCGGCAACGGGCTGACCACGCCGGTGTGGGTGCTGCAGCATCTGCTGGGCATCCTCGGCATCGGCCTATGGGCGGGGCAGGCCGGCGGCACCGCGGTCTGGCAGGTGCCGGCCGCCGCCGTGACCGCGGCTCTGGTGGCGGGCTTCGCCGCACAGATGGGGCTGCGGCTGCCCTATGCCGGGCCGGGGCTGGCGGCTTCGCTGATCGTGATCGGGTCGCTGGTGGCGCTGGGGGTGCGGGCGCCGGCCGTGCTGGCGGTGCTGATCGCCGCGGTGGCCGCGGTGTTCCACGGCCACGCCCACCAGGGTCCGCCGCTCTATTGGGCCGGCTTCGCCGCCGGGCTGATGCTGGTCGCCTGCGGCGGGCTCGGTCTGTCGATCGCGGTGACGCAGGCCGAATCGGACAGGGCAGTGCGCATGTGTGGCGGTGCGGTGGCAGTCGCGGGCGTTCTCGACCTCGTCGGCGTGATTTGACCGCTTGCGCCTTGAAATGAGGGGGTTGCGCGGGAATCTTTGAAGACACTCCCCTTCCCAGCCCGATCGACCGGGCCAGACGAACGGAACGACCCGGTGTCCCGCGCAGCCGCCAAAGCCTGCCTCCCTCCGCCGGGGCTCCCCTCGAAGGGGCTTCAGACGCATTCCGATGCGGTCTTCTTGACCCGACGGTGCCTGCTGGGCCGTCTGTTGGGCGGGCTGGCGCTGCCGCCGCTGCTTGCCTCCGCCGGCGGTCTGGCATTGGGGGGAGCGCAGCCGGCGGCGGCGCAGGATCTGCGCTATTTCCGCATCGGCACCGGCACCACCGCCGGCACCTATTTCCCGATCGGCGGGCTGATCGCCAACGCCATCTCCAACCCGCCGGGATCGAGGCCCTGCGACAAGGGCGGAAGCTGCGGCATACCCGGCCTGATCGTGGTGGCGCAGGCCAGCAACGGTTCCGTCGACAACATCGAGCTGCTGCGCGCCGGCACGGTGGAGGCCGGCTTCGCCCAGGCCGACGTCGCCTTCTGGGCCTACAGCGGCACCGGCAGCTTCAGCGGCAAGCGCCCCTTCGCGGAACTGCGCTCGCTCGGCATGCTCTATGCGGAGGCGATCCAGATCGTCGTCCGCTCCGACGGCTTCATCGACCGCATGCCCGACCTGAAGGGCCGCAGCATCTCGCTGGGCGAGGAGGGATCGGGCACGCTGGTGGAAGCCCGGCTGATCCTGGATGCCTATGGCCTGTCGGAAACGACGATCACGCCGCACTACCTCAAGCCGGGCATGGCGGCCGACCGGCTGGCGAAGGGTGAGCTGGACGGCTTCTTCATGGTGGGCGGCTATCCGGTGTCGGCGGTCGCGGACGTGGCCGCGCGCGTGCCGATCCGGCTGGTGCCGCTGGACGGCGAACCGGCCGCCCGGCTGCTGCGGACCCAGCGCTTCTATATCGAGGACGAGATCCCCGCCAACGCCTATCCCGGCAGCGCCACCACCCCGACGCTGAGCCTGGGGGCGGAGTTGCTGACCCGCGCCGACCGCGATCCGGACCTGATCCATGGCATCGTCCGGGCGCTGTGGCACGAGAACACCCGCCGCATCCTGGCCGACGGGCATCCGCAGGGCCGCAACTTCGACCCCGCCCGCGCGGTCGCCAACGTCTCGGTCCCCCTGCATCCGGGGGCGGAGCGCTATTACCGGGAGGCCGGCCTGCTGGGCAATGCCGCCAACGAGGAAAACCGCGCGCCCGCACCCCTGCCCGACAACGGCGCCGGCACCGGCACCGGCAGCGACGACAAAGCCGCCAGGAACAAACCGGCTGGAGAGAAGACGGTACGCTGAGACTCCGCTCTCGGCACGAGACGAAAGGAGCGTTCCCGGACGACCCGCCGACGGAATATTCTGTTCCCCATCCGGTTGATCCAGACGATCGACCGCTACGGACAGAAGGGAGGAGGCATGCCGGCCGGCGAAGGAAGGGGCGTCGCGATCCGTTCCATCCGCAGCGCCGACGCGCCGCGCTGCGCCGAGATATTCCTGCATGGCCGCCGCCAGGCCTTTTCCTGGCAGCCCGCCGACCGCTTCAGACTGGACGATTATTACGATTGCGTGCGCGAGGATGCGGTGCTTGTCGCCGAAGCGGACGGGACGGTGGTCGGCTTCGTCTCCCTCGATCCGCAGGCCTGCATCATCCACAACCTGTTCATCGACCCCGGATGGTGCAAGCGCGGCATCGGTTCCGCCCTGCTGCGCGAGGCTCTAGGCCTGCTGCGCGCAGGCCATCGCCCGGCCGAGCTGGCTTGCGCCGCCCGCAACGCCGCCGCCCGCGCCTTCTACGAACGCAACGGCTGGACGCCGGTGACGGCACCCTCCGACGACGGGGATGCGCTGGTGCTCTACCGCCTGTCGCCGGCAAGGTGAGCCCCCATTTTTCCACCACCTTTCATTGCCGCTTCTCTTGCCGGAATCCCCGTCGACCCTCCCCCAACGAGACGCGCAGACGCCGATGCGCGGGCTGTTTTCGCGTGCCGCGTTACGGTAAAGTCCCGCCGCCATGCGAACCCTGTACCATCACCCGATCCACCCCCTGTCGCGCGTCGCGCGCGTGATGCTCGCCGAGAAGGGCCTTCCCTTCGAGCCCGTGGTCGAGAAGCCATGGGAAAGGCGCACCGATTTCCTGAAGATGAACCCCGCCGGCGAGGTGCCGGTGCTGGTGGAGGAGGATGGGACCGTCGTCGCCGGCGGCCTCGCCGTGATCGAATATCTGGAGGAGGCCTATCCCGACACGCCCCTGCTGCCGCGGGAGGTCGCGGCGCGGGCGGAGGTGCGGCGGATCGCCGACTGGTTCCTGCACAAGTTCGAGCGCGAGGTGGGCGAAAATCTGGTGGGCGAGAAGCTGATAAAGCGGCTGTCCGGCCAGGGCCACCCCTTCGCGCCGGCGATTCGCGCCGGGCTGGCCAACATCACCTACCATCTCGACTACATCGCCTTCCTGTCGGAACGGCGGCCCTGGCTGGCGGGGTCGGTGTTCACGCTGGCCGACATCGCCGCCGCGGCCCAGCTGTCCTGCCTGGACTATATCGACAATGTACCATGGGACCGCAGTCCGGAAGCCAAGGACTGGTACGCCCGGATCAAATCGCGCCCCAGCTTCCGCGCCCTTCTGGCCGACAACATCACCGGTTGTCCGCCGCCCCGGCACTACGCCGACCTGGATTTTTAACGCCGTCTTAGGAACAGACGCATCAGAGGCATGGACCGGCCTTGCGTATCAGGTTTAACGTGCTCCCAAAATCGTATATTGGGAGTTGTTCCTCGATGCGCCTGCGCCGTCTTTCGTCCGTCCCGGCCCTGCCGCTCCGTTCCCTGCGGCCTGCCCTGATCGCCGGCGGCATGCTGGCGCTGGTGGCCGGCTGGCCACTCTCCCAGGCCGCCCACGCCGCACCCGCGGTCGACGAG is a window encoding:
- a CDS encoding TAXI family TRAP transporter solute-binding subunit — encoded protein: MTRRCLLGRLLGGLALPPLLASAGGLALGGAQPAAAQDLRYFRIGTGTTAGTYFPIGGLIANAISNPPGSRPCDKGGSCGIPGLIVVAQASNGSVDNIELLRAGTVEAGFAQADVAFWAYSGTGSFSGKRPFAELRSLGMLYAEAIQIVVRSDGFIDRMPDLKGRSISLGEEGSGTLVEARLILDAYGLSETTITPHYLKPGMAADRLAKGELDGFFMVGGYPVSAVADVAARVPIRLVPLDGEPAARLLRTQRFYIEDEIPANAYPGSATTPTLSLGAELLTRADRDPDLIHGIVRALWHENTRRILADGHPQGRNFDPARAVANVSVPLHPGAERYYREAGLLGNAANEENRAPAPLPDNGAGTGTGSDDKAARNKPAGEKTVR
- a CDS encoding GNAT family N-acetyltransferase yields the protein MPAGEGRGVAIRSIRSADAPRCAEIFLHGRRQAFSWQPADRFRLDDYYDCVREDAVLVAEADGTVVGFVSLDPQACIIHNLFIDPGWCKRGIGSALLREALGLLRAGHRPAELACAARNAAARAFYERNGWTPVTAPSDDGDALVLYRLSPAR
- a CDS encoding glutathione S-transferase family protein, coding for MRTLYHHPIHPLSRVARVMLAEKGLPFEPVVEKPWERRTDFLKMNPAGEVPVLVEEDGTVVAGGLAVIEYLEEAYPDTPLLPREVAARAEVRRIADWFLHKFEREVGENLVGEKLIKRLSGQGHPFAPAIRAGLANITYHLDYIAFLSERRPWLAGSVFTLADIAAAAQLSCLDYIDNVPWDRSPEAKDWYARIKSRPSFRALLADNITGCPPPRHYADLDF